Proteins encoded by one window of Blautia faecicola:
- a CDS encoding winged helix-turn-helix domain-containing protein: protein MEIDQLQRSVIKDGKVVELTRHEYDLLFYLALSPNRVFTKEQIYQHIYEDVESEVDNRVYGLVKNLRKKIEENPEEPHYIETIRGVGYRFRA, encoded by the coding sequence TTGGAAATAGACCAGCTTCAGCGGAGCGTAATCAAAGATGGTAAGGTTGTGGAACTTACCAGACATGAATATGACCTGCTTTTTTATCTGGCCTTATCCCCCAATCGGGTATTTACAAAAGAACAGATTTACCAGCATATTTATGAGGATGTGGAGTCAGAAGTGGATAACCGTGTCTATGGGTTAGTCAAGAATCTGAGAAAGAAAATAGAAGAAAATCCGGAAGAACCGCACTACATAGAAACGATACGTGGTGTAGGCTACCGTTTTCGGGCATAA